ATGTGGTAAAACGACCACGATTAATATATTGAATGGCTTTCTGCAACCTCGTTCCGGGGAGTGTTTGATTTATGGGGAATCGACCCAGAATTTGAGTCCGGAAACAAAACGGCGTTTAGGATATTTGATCGAGGGACATATACAGTACTCGTTTATGAATATTTACCAGATCGAGAAATTTTATTCCGGTTTTTATAAAAACTGGAATCGGGATGCCTATTTTGATCTGATGAAAAGGATGAAAATACTTCCTTCTCAAAAAGTTTCCAGTATGTCATGCGGCCAGCGGGCTCAAGTAGCTTTAGGACTGATTCTTGCTCAAGATCCGGATTTGTTGATCTTGGATGACTTCTCTCTAGGATTAGATCCTGGCTATCGTCGCTTGTTCGTGGATCATATGCGTGAATATGCCAAGGCCGGAAATAAAACCGTATTCTTGACTTCTCATATTATTCAGGATATGGAGCGATTGATC
The window above is part of the Butyricimonas paravirosa genome. Proteins encoded here:
- a CDS encoding ABC transporter ATP-binding protein, with the translated sequence MEENIIECKNLTHYYGKRLIYENLNFSVKKGHIMGLLGKNGCGKTTTINILNGFLQPRSGECLIYGESTQNLSPETKRRLGYLIEGHIQYSFMNIYQIEKFYSGFYKNWNRDAYFDLMKRMKILPSQKVSSMSCGQRAQVALGLILAQDPDLLILDDFSLGLDPGYRRLFVDHMREYAKAGNKTVFLTSHIIQDMERLIDDVLIMDYNRVLMRGSASEFMEKFHQFTFDLNRDDVNLKEESLTVEMDRIKNHYELYTYASAEEVQAMLQAKGLEYSDFKPVKMTLEDAFIGLTGKY